From a single Bacillus sp. NEB1478 genomic region:
- a CDS encoding nicotinate phosphoribosyltransferase, whose translation MKEIELKLQGKIKRLTNKTFKFDERIREGWFSAVYFLKTCEIVESYKSDNLVTMQFFQKSEAVLCGTDEAIALVKTFAKNPDSLEIYSLKDGDKISPFETVLTITGPYQNFGFLEGMIDGILARRTSVATNVYNVVKAASKSGIQKPVIFMGDRDDHFAQQAGDGYASYIGGSTAQATHAMNEWWGKAGMGTMPHALIQIFNGDIVEATKAYHAKFPEDDLIALVDYNNDVVTDALNVAREFGETLKGVRVDTSRTMVDQYFFRNPDVLGSFDPRGANSELIFALRKALDAEGYSHVKIVVTGGFNKERIEQFEEHKVPVDIYGVGSNLLKINIGFTGDNVLMHGSHQAKAGRIYRPNPRLELVE comes from the coding sequence ATGAAGGAAATAGAATTAAAGCTGCAAGGAAAAATCAAGCGGCTTACAAATAAAACGTTTAAATTTGATGAACGAATCCGTGAAGGCTGGTTTTCCGCGGTTTATTTTCTAAAGACATGTGAGATTGTAGAATCATATAAATCAGATAATCTTGTAACCATGCAATTTTTTCAAAAAAGTGAAGCTGTTCTTTGTGGAACAGATGAAGCGATCGCTCTTGTAAAAACATTTGCAAAAAATCCTGATTCATTGGAAATCTACTCATTAAAAGACGGTGACAAGATTTCACCATTTGAAACAGTTCTTACGATTACAGGACCATATCAAAACTTCGGGTTCCTCGAAGGAATGATTGATGGCATTCTAGCCAGAAGAACATCAGTCGCGACGAATGTCTATAATGTAGTAAAAGCTGCAAGTAAATCCGGTATTCAAAAACCTGTTATTTTTATGGGAGACAGAGATGACCATTTTGCCCAGCAAGCTGGGGATGGCTATGCATCATATATTGGGGGATCTACAGCACAAGCTACACATGCCATGAATGAATGGTGGGGTAAGGCAGGAATGGGAACAATGCCGCATGCACTTATTCAAATTTTTAATGGAGATATCGTAGAAGCTACAAAAGCATATCATGCAAAATTCCCAGAAGATGATCTTATTGCTCTTGTCGATTACAACAACGATGTCGTTACAGATGCGTTGAATGTTGCGAGAGAGTTTGGAGAAACGCTTAAAGGGGTAAGGGTGGATACATCCCGTACCATGGTTGATCAATACTTTTTTAGAAATCCCGATGTGTTAGGCTCATTTGATCCGAGAGGTGCCAATTCTGAATTAATATTCGCACTAAGAAAAGCGCTTGATGCTGAAGGATATTCTCATGTGAAGATTGTTGTAACGGGCGGTTTCAATAAAGAAAGAATTGAACAATTTGAGGAACATAAAGTTCCTGTCGATATATATGGTGTAGGCAGCAATCTACTAAAAATCAACATCGGTTTTACTGGGGATAATGTTTTAATGCATGGCAGCCATCAAGCGAAAGCAGGGAGGATTTATCGTCCTAATCCAAGACTCGAGCTTGTAGAATAG
- the murC gene encoding UDP-N-acetylmuramate--L-alanine ligase — MTQYHFIGIKGTGMSPLAQILHDMGHDVQGSDIGQYIFTQAALEERNIPVFTFDKSNIQEGQTIIAGNAFGDDHEEIQAAKEMNIPVHRYHHYLGELLSKYTSIAVTGSHGKTSTTGLLAHVVGAAKPTSYLIGDGTGKGTKDNEYFVFEACEYRRHFLSYKPDYAIITNIDFDHPDYFSDLKDVISAFQEMAMQVKKAIIACGDDKNLQEIHAQVPVVFYGLGDENDFQAKNIVRGEEGTSFDVFVRNTFYGSFQIPGFGTHNVLNALAVIAICHYETLPMDIIVEQLKSFTGVKRRFSEKTVGSQILIDDYAHHPTEIKATIEATKYKYKNREVVAIFQPHTFTRTKTFLDEFAQSLSEADHVYLCDIFGSAREQAGNLTIDHLKDKIPNAQLISEDKMNVLKKYDNGVLLFMGAGDIQKFQRAYEETLTAKP, encoded by the coding sequence ATGACACAATACCATTTTATTGGAATTAAAGGGACAGGGATGAGCCCGCTGGCACAAATTCTTCATGACATGGGTCATGATGTTCAAGGATCAGATATTGGCCAGTACATTTTTACACAAGCCGCGTTAGAGGAAAGAAATATTCCTGTTTTTACATTTGATAAGAGTAATATTCAGGAAGGTCAAACTATTATTGCAGGTAATGCATTTGGTGATGATCATGAAGAAATACAAGCTGCGAAAGAAATGAATATTCCAGTTCACAGATACCATCATTATTTAGGAGAACTGCTTTCTAAATATACGTCAATTGCTGTAACTGGTTCACACGGGAAAACATCTACAACTGGACTTCTTGCACATGTTGTAGGTGCTGCAAAACCTACTTCATACCTTATTGGGGATGGAACAGGAAAAGGTACAAAAGATAATGAGTATTTTGTATTTGAAGCTTGTGAATATCGCAGACACTTTCTTTCTTACAAGCCAGACTATGCGATTATTACAAACATAGATTTTGATCATCCTGATTATTTTTCGGATTTAAAAGATGTAATCAGTGCTTTTCAGGAAATGGCTATGCAAGTGAAAAAAGCCATTATTGCATGTGGTGATGATAAGAACCTTCAAGAAATTCATGCTCAAGTTCCAGTTGTTTTCTACGGTTTGGGAGATGAAAATGATTTTCAGGCAAAGAACATTGTACGCGGTGAAGAAGGTACTTCATTTGATGTGTTTGTAAGAAACACGTTTTATGGATCTTTCCAAATCCCAGGATTCGGTACCCATAATGTCCTGAATGCCCTTGCGGTTATTGCAATCTGCCATTATGAGACATTGCCTATGGATATTATTGTAGAGCAGTTGAAGAGCTTTACAGGTGTTAAGCGGCGCTTTTCAGAAAAAACAGTGGGCAGCCAAATTTTGATCGATGATTATGCACATCATCCTACAGAAATTAAAGCAACGATTGAAGCTACAAAATATAAATACAAGAATCGTGAAGTTGTAGCAATATTTCAGCCTCATACATTTACGCGCACTAAAACATTCTTAGATGAATTTGCACAAAGTTTAAGTGAAGCGGATCATGTTTATCTTTGTGATATTTTCGGGTCTGCTCGTGAGCAAGCGGGGAACTTAACGATTGATCATCTTAAAGATAAGATTCCTAACGCACAATTAATTTCTGAGGATAAGATGAACGTTCTTAAAAAATATGACAATGGTGTACTTCTATTTATGGGTGCAGGGGATATCCAAAAGTTCCAAAGAGCCTATGAAGAAACACTTACTGCAAAGCCATAA
- a CDS encoding aminopeptidase, with protein sequence MRDPRIQQLAKNLITYSVNLQKGEKILIENFGLQKELVNALIQETYAAGGYPFVLLKDHAVMREQYSQASTEQMELMAKHEGDLMSEMDAYIGLRSGDNINEMSDVPSEKMALYEKTIFAMHRKIRIKKTKWCVLRYPNASMAQSASMSTEAFEDFYFEVCNLDYGKMDNAMNALKDLMDKTDKVRLTGPGTDLTFSIKDIPSIKCSGQNNIPDGEVFTAPVKDSVNGTISYNTPSPYNGFTFENVQLTFENGKIVNATANDSERINKIFDTDEGSRYVGEFAIGVNPFIKNPMKDILFDEKIDGSFHFTPGQAYDEAYNGNDSNIHWDMVMIQRPEYGGGEIYFDDVLIRKDGVFVLPELEQLNPENLK encoded by the coding sequence ATGAGAGATCCGCGAATTCAACAACTCGCAAAGAATCTAATTACATACTCTGTAAACTTGCAAAAAGGTGAGAAAATCCTTATCGAGAATTTCGGTCTGCAAAAGGAATTAGTCAATGCACTTATTCAAGAAACTTATGCAGCAGGTGGATACCCATTTGTTCTTTTAAAGGATCATGCCGTTATGCGCGAACAATACTCTCAAGCTTCAACTGAACAAATGGAGCTTATGGCGAAACATGAAGGAGATCTAATGAGCGAGATGGATGCTTATATCGGTCTTCGTTCAGGTGATAACATTAACGAGATGTCTGATGTACCTTCAGAAAAAATGGCACTTTATGAAAAAACGATTTTCGCTATGCACAGAAAAATTCGTATTAAGAAAACAAAGTGGTGTGTTCTTCGTTACCCGAATGCTTCAATGGCACAATCAGCAAGCATGAGTACAGAAGCATTTGAAGATTTCTATTTTGAAGTTTGTAATTTGGACTACGGAAAAATGGATAACGCAATGAACGCATTAAAAGACTTGATGGATAAAACAGACAAAGTTCGCCTTACAGGTCCTGGGACTGACCTAACTTTCTCTATTAAAGACATTCCATCTATTAAATGTTCTGGACAAAATAACATTCCAGATGGTGAAGTCTTTACTGCACCTGTAAAAGATTCAGTAAACGGTACAATTTCTTACAATACGCCATCTCCATATAATGGTTTTACTTTTGAAAACGTTCAATTGACATTTGAAAACGGAAAAATTGTTAATGCGACTGCAAACGATTCAGAGCGCATTAACAAAATTTTTGACACTGATGAAGGATCTCGTTACGTAGGTGAATTTGCGATTGGTGTAAATCCGTTTATTAAAAACCCGATGAAAGACATTCTATTCGATGAGAAAATCGACGGAAGCTTCCACTTTACTCCGGGGCAAGCTTATGATGAAGCATATAATGGAAATGATTCCAATATCCACTGGGATATGGTTATGATTCAACGCCCTGAATACGGTGGCGGAGAAATTTACTTTGATGATGTATTGATTCGAAAAGACGGGGTTTTCGTTTTACCAGAATTAGAGCAATTAAATCCTGAAAACTTGAAATAA
- a CDS encoding DUF948 domain-containing protein has product MDIIISISVALIAVAFVVLVYFLSRALKSLQLTLDNVAVTLDSLEKQLDGVTRETTDLLHKTNKIAEDVQKKADSLNTVFSAVQDFGQSVQKVNHSVRKVTDQITMETERQSKQISQTVQWGNAALNLWEKWKLKKSNVEASTKQYSRGGV; this is encoded by the coding sequence ATGGATATTATTATCTCAATCAGTGTAGCTCTTATAGCAGTTGCATTTGTCGTATTGGTTTATTTTTTGTCAAGAGCTCTAAAGTCGTTGCAATTAACCCTCGATAACGTCGCGGTAACGCTGGATAGTCTAGAAAAACAATTAGATGGCGTAACGCGCGAGACAACCGATTTGTTACATAAAACAAACAAAATCGCCGAGGATGTACAAAAGAAAGCTGATTCGTTGAACACTGTTTTTTCTGCCGTACAAGATTTTGGGCAATCTGTTCAAAAGGTGAACCACTCTGTCCGCAAGGTAACTGATCAAATTACAATGGAAACTGAGCGACAGTCTAAACAAATATCACAAACGGTTCAATGGGGAAATGCAGCATTGAATTTATGGGAGAAATGGAAGCTCAAAAAATCCAATGTTGAAGCATCGACCAAACAATATTCAAGAGGAGGAGTGTAA
- a CDS encoding YtxH domain-containing protein, protein MSNNNNNNNNNQNIDSKDFMIGALVGGMLGAAAALLLAPKPGKELRSELNDQAVYLKDKSTEISQMAREKSSNIVKTVSEQSNQMATKVKDLTTNLRKDIDKWRAKEDENASELYGEITDDIQDEMQNDYDDVKEQELVEQKY, encoded by the coding sequence ATGAGCAACAACAATAACAACAATAACAACAATCAGAACATTGACAGCAAAGATTTTATGATTGGTGCATTAGTTGGAGGGATGTTAGGTGCTGCAGCTGCTTTACTTCTTGCACCTAAACCAGGCAAAGAATTACGCAGTGAGTTAAATGATCAGGCTGTGTACCTGAAGGACAAAAGTACTGAAATCTCGCAAATGGCTCGTGAAAAATCCTCAAATATTGTAAAAACTGTCTCTGAGCAGTCAAATCAAATGGCTACAAAGGTGAAAGATTTAACAACGAACCTGCGTAAGGACATTGATAAATGGCGAGCAAAAGAAGATGAGAATGCTTCTGAGCTTTACGGAGAAATTACAGATGATATTCAAGATGAAATGCAAAACGACTATGATGATGTAAAAGAACAGGAATTAGTCGAGCAAAAATATTGA
- the ytxJ gene encoding bacillithiol system redox-active protein YtxJ has protein sequence MSLIQLHNEQDWNLVKDQKERIIVMKNSTTCPVSHEAFKEYQKFAANHENETIYYLNVQDSRPLSNALAEQTGVKHESPQVLILEGDKVVWNASHWNITNKKLVQALEQTKA, from the coding sequence ATGTCACTTATTCAGCTTCACAACGAACAAGATTGGAATTTAGTAAAAGATCAGAAGGAACGTATCATTGTAATGAAAAACAGTACAACATGCCCAGTTAGCCATGAAGCTTTTAAAGAATATCAAAAATTTGCTGCGAATCACGAAAACGAAACGATTTATTACTTGAATGTTCAAGATTCTAGACCATTATCCAATGCGTTAGCAGAGCAAACAGGTGTCAAACATGAATCACCGCAAGTATTGATCTTGGAGGGTGATAAGGTTGTATGGAATGCTTCACATTGGAATATTACAAACAAAAAACTCGTTCAGGCACTTGAACAAACAAAAGCGTAG
- a CDS encoding cell division protein FtsA, with protein MDKNILFALDIGTRSVVGMILKQHADGKYEILHMKVKEHEERSMLDGQIHHIPAVAKVIKEIKEQLEHLTGPLKKVCVAAAGRALKTVKARADKEISETPITSAEETTHLELSAVQQAQFQLASLLDETNNQLYDCVGYSVLHYYLDNQEIGSFIGQQGNTASVEVIATFLPRVVVESLIRALKEADLEMEALTLEPIAAINVLIPHSMRKLNVALVDIGAGTSDIALTAEGTVVAYGMVPVAGDEITEAISSEYLLDFPVAEKVKRSLIENEAVEFTDILGMQSNKTAIEIISAIDMSINDLAEKITSEVMNLNAKSPQAVMLVGGGSLTPGLKEKIAQKLNLSTDRVAIRGIHAITSLIPSREHTGPELVTPVGIGIAARENPVKYVTVSVNERTLRLFEVKELTIGDALIAGGAELGKLYGRPGMGLMVRINGEVKLIKGEVGTPPKIIKNGEECSISDCIQQSDVIVYEPGINGADACISVKEAVNDHKMKTLHINGKPSIIETNYYINQKLVTPDTPVHDRDEILTYLPETIYEVLENDHIPFNKDSSSFTVFVDRKKVSISQHNSNSLYLNGLAININSTWDDHDQLTINEQHEQHVTLENLLSQLDLNLHHSCSVIFNDEKLTLVKPLFNVIRQGVTLEKDSVLYPDDELFIEKRKQKPFIFQDIFTKVELSINPQPGETLIILKNNEKAGFQSEITTGDHLELRFGLTV; from the coding sequence GTGGACAAAAATATTCTCTTCGCTCTGGATATCGGCACTCGTTCTGTAGTCGGTATGATATTAAAGCAGCATGCAGACGGTAAATATGAGATTTTACATATGAAAGTCAAGGAACATGAAGAGCGTTCCATGCTTGATGGACAAATCCATCATATACCTGCTGTTGCAAAAGTCATTAAAGAAATAAAGGAACAACTGGAACATCTGACAGGCCCTCTCAAAAAGGTTTGTGTCGCAGCTGCTGGACGTGCCTTAAAAACAGTAAAAGCCCGCGCTGATAAAGAGATTTCTGAAACACCTATCACAAGTGCAGAAGAGACAACACACTTAGAGCTTTCTGCCGTTCAGCAAGCACAATTTCAGCTTGCTAGTCTATTAGACGAAACAAATAATCAACTCTACGATTGTGTTGGTTATTCTGTTCTTCATTATTATTTAGATAATCAAGAGATCGGAAGTTTTATTGGCCAGCAAGGAAATACAGCATCTGTTGAAGTAATCGCTACTTTTTTACCTAGGGTTGTTGTGGAATCTCTGATTAGAGCTTTAAAAGAAGCAGATTTAGAAATGGAAGCATTAACACTCGAACCAATTGCGGCTATTAATGTGCTAATTCCTCACTCAATGCGGAAATTAAATGTTGCTCTGGTTGATATTGGTGCGGGTACATCTGATATTGCTTTAACAGCTGAAGGTACAGTCGTAGCTTATGGAATGGTTCCAGTTGCAGGGGATGAAATTACGGAAGCAATTAGTTCCGAATATCTTCTCGATTTTCCTGTTGCAGAAAAAGTAAAAAGATCCCTTATTGAAAATGAAGCTGTGGAATTTACAGATATACTCGGAATGCAATCTAATAAAACGGCAATCGAGATTATTTCAGCGATAGACATGTCTATTAACGATCTTGCTGAAAAAATCACTTCAGAGGTAATGAACCTCAATGCCAAATCACCTCAAGCTGTAATGCTGGTTGGAGGCGGTAGTTTAACACCCGGTTTAAAAGAAAAAATTGCGCAAAAGCTTAACCTTTCCACAGATCGGGTTGCCATTCGCGGCATTCATGCAATTACATCGTTAATTCCTTCTCGCGAGCACACCGGTCCAGAACTCGTTACACCTGTTGGCATTGGAATCGCAGCAAGAGAAAATCCTGTTAAATATGTTACTGTTTCTGTAAACGAAAGAACACTTAGGCTATTTGAAGTAAAAGAGCTCACGATAGGGGATGCACTGATTGCAGGGGGGGCTGAGCTGGGGAAACTTTATGGCAGACCGGGAATGGGATTGATGGTTCGAATAAATGGTGAGGTAAAGCTAATAAAAGGCGAAGTAGGAACTCCTCCAAAAATAATTAAAAATGGAGAAGAATGTTCCATTTCAGATTGTATTCAGCAAAGTGATGTCATTGTTTATGAACCCGGTATAAATGGTGCAGATGCCTGTATTTCTGTAAAAGAGGCAGTAAATGATCATAAAATGAAAACACTGCACATCAACGGTAAGCCATCCATTATTGAAACAAACTATTATATTAATCAAAAGTTAGTTACCCCTGACACCCCTGTTCATGACAGAGATGAAATTTTGACCTATTTACCGGAAACCATCTATGAAGTATTGGAAAATGATCATATTCCTTTCAACAAGGATTCTTCTTCATTTACAGTGTTCGTCGATAGAAAAAAAGTGTCTATATCACAACATAATAGCAATTCGCTTTATCTTAATGGGTTAGCTATCAACATAAATAGCACATGGGACGATCATGATCAGCTTACTATTAATGAGCAGCATGAACAACATGTTACACTTGAAAATTTATTAAGCCAATTAGATTTGAATCTCCATCACTCATGTTCTGTTATTTTTAATGACGAAAAACTCACACTCGTAAAGCCTCTATTTAATGTTATCCGGCAAGGGGTTACATTGGAGAAAGACTCCGTTCTTTATCCCGATGATGAGCTTTTCATTGAAAAAAGAAAACAAAAACCTTTTATCTTTCAAGATATCTTCACAAAGGTGGAGCTATCCATAAATCCACAACCTGGTGAAACACTTATCATCCTAAAAAATAATGAAAAAGCAGGTTTTCAATCCGAAATTACGACAGGTGATCATTTAGAATTAAGGTTTGGATTAACAGTATAA
- a CDS encoding bifunctional 3-deoxy-7-phosphoheptulonate synthase/chorismate mutase: MNDSDLYTLRNKLDEINKQLLRLISERGELVQEIGKIKTAQGMKKYDPVRERHMLDLISAENEGPFDTSTMQHLFKEIFKAGLELQEDEGRKVLLVSRKKRPEDTVISVKGTEIGNGNPLLIAGPCAVESYEQTAEVADAVTKRGLKILRGGAFKPRTSPYDFQGLGIEGLRILKQVSEEYGCAVISEIVHPDDLEPAADYLDIIQIGARNMQNYELLKAAGKVKKPILLKRGLSATIEEFIHSAEYIMSQGNGQIILCERGIRTYERATRNTLDITAVPILKQETHLPVFVDVTHSTGRKDLLLPAAKAALAIGADGVMAEVHPDPAVALSDSAQQMNIEEFENFTRELVDSGFLKLKQMV, encoded by the coding sequence ATGAATGATTCTGATTTGTATACATTACGAAATAAGCTGGACGAAATAAATAAGCAGCTTTTAAGATTGATCAGTGAACGCGGAGAGCTTGTTCAGGAAATCGGAAAAATAAAAACCGCTCAAGGCATGAAAAAGTATGATCCTGTCCGAGAAAGACATATGCTGGACTTAATCTCAGCGGAAAATGAAGGACCATTTGATACGAGTACGATGCAGCATTTGTTTAAAGAAATTTTTAAAGCTGGCTTAGAACTACAAGAAGATGAAGGTCGGAAAGTACTTCTCGTTTCCAGAAAGAAAAGACCAGAAGACACTGTGATATCTGTAAAAGGAACAGAAATCGGAAATGGCAATCCATTATTAATTGCTGGGCCATGTGCGGTTGAAAGTTACGAGCAGACAGCTGAAGTAGCTGATGCTGTAACGAAAAGGGGTCTTAAGATATTAAGAGGGGGAGCATTCAAACCTCGTACTTCTCCATACGATTTTCAAGGCTTAGGAATTGAAGGACTTCGCATATTGAAGCAGGTCTCTGAAGAATATGGATGCGCAGTGATTAGCGAAATCGTACATCCTGATGATTTGGAGCCCGCAGCAGATTATTTAGATATCATTCAAATCGGTGCCCGAAATATGCAAAACTATGAGTTGTTAAAAGCAGCAGGTAAAGTCAAAAAGCCAATTTTATTAAAAAGAGGTCTCTCTGCAACAATCGAAGAATTTATTCATTCAGCCGAATATATTATGTCACAGGGGAATGGACAGATTATTTTATGTGAAAGAGGAATTCGGACCTATGAAAGAGCAACTAGAAATACTCTCGATATAACCGCAGTACCAATTTTAAAGCAAGAGACTCATTTACCTGTATTTGTAGACGTTACACATTCTACAGGACGAAAAGATTTGCTTTTGCCAGCTGCAAAAGCCGCATTAGCCATTGGTGCTGACGGAGTAATGGCAGAAGTTCACCCTGATCCAGCAGTAGCCTTATCCGATTCAGCTCAGCAAATGAACATTGAAGAATTCGAAAACTTCACACGTGAACTTGTGGATTCAGGTTTTTTAAAATTAAAACAGATGGTATGA
- the ccpA gene encoding catabolite control protein A — MNTTIYDVAREAGVSMATVSRVVNGNPNVKPSTRKKVLEAIESLGYRPNAVARGLASKKTTTVGVIIPDISSIFFAELARGIEDIATMYKYNIILCNSDQNKDKEIHLLNTLLGKQVDGIVFMGGKITEEHVEEFKRASVPIVMAATVDMNEEVPSVNIDYQNAVYEAVSHLLESGHSSVAYVTGPLEDPINGYYKFNGYRKALEEQGLKVDDSQVFVGDYTYDTGIEAVETFLNSGKQPTAIFVGTDEMALGVIHGAQDRGLKVPDDIEVIGFDNTRLATMVRPTLSTVVQPMYDIGAVAMRLLTKLMNKETVEEHTVVLPHRIQFRDSTK; from the coding sequence TTGAATACAACAATATATGATGTGGCTAGGGAGGCAGGCGTTTCTATGGCAACGGTTTCACGCGTTGTGAACGGAAACCCTAACGTTAAGCCATCAACCAGAAAAAAAGTACTTGAAGCAATTGAAAGCCTAGGTTATCGACCAAATGCAGTTGCAAGGGGCTTAGCAAGTAAAAAGACGACAACAGTAGGTGTTATTATCCCTGATATCTCCAGCATCTTTTTTGCTGAACTGGCAAGAGGTATCGAGGATATTGCAACGATGTATAAATATAACATTATCCTGTGTAATTCTGATCAGAACAAAGATAAAGAAATCCACTTGCTTAATACTCTTTTAGGTAAACAAGTGGATGGAATTGTATTTATGGGCGGGAAGATTACGGAGGAACATGTTGAAGAATTCAAACGTGCTTCTGTGCCAATTGTAATGGCAGCAACAGTTGATATGAATGAGGAAGTGCCATCGGTAAACATAGATTATCAAAATGCTGTATATGAAGCTGTAAGCCATCTCCTTGAAAGTGGACATTCGTCTGTTGCTTACGTGACAGGCCCTCTTGAAGATCCAATCAATGGCTATTACAAATTTAATGGGTATCGAAAAGCGTTGGAAGAGCAAGGGCTTAAAGTAGATGACAGTCAGGTTTTTGTTGGGGACTACACATATGATACTGGAATTGAAGCGGTGGAAACATTTTTGAACAGCGGTAAACAACCAACTGCTATTTTTGTAGGAACAGATGAAATGGCGCTTGGTGTCATTCATGGTGCACAGGATCGTGGATTGAAAGTTCCTGATGATATTGAAGTAATTGGTTTTGACAACACACGACTTGCTACAATGGTTCGTCCGACACTTTCGACTGTTGTTCAACCAATGTATGATATCGGGGCAGTAGCAATGAGATTATTAACCAAATTAATGAACAAAGAAACGGTAGAAGAACACACTGTAGTGTTGCCCCACCGTATTCAATTTAGAGATTCAACGAAATAA
- a CDS encoding 5'-methylthioadenosine/adenosylhomocysteine nucleosidase produces MGELKIGIIGAMDEEIVYMKKSLDIYGESVYARNTFYEGTHHNKEVVLCKSGVGKVNAAITTQILIERFKVTHILFTGVAGALDPSLEVGDIVISSSAMQHDIDASALSPDFPKGTIPMFAFDSEFQADGELIRLAEAAAEKLSGPHVKVGKVLSGDQFIADRDLVESYSELFKGTCIEMEGSAVAQAAFLNEIPFVIIRSISDKANGEAPASFAEFTALAAKRSSDMVESIIEAI; encoded by the coding sequence GTGGGAGAATTGAAAATCGGTATTATCGGAGCGATGGATGAAGAAATCGTATATATGAAGAAATCGCTTGATATTTATGGTGAAAGTGTTTATGCGCGTAACACGTTTTATGAAGGAACACATCATAATAAAGAAGTTGTCCTTTGTAAATCAGGTGTAGGTAAAGTGAATGCAGCAATTACAACACAAATTCTTATTGAAAGATTTAAAGTGACACATATTCTTTTTACAGGTGTTGCTGGAGCACTTGATCCTTCATTAGAAGTAGGAGATATTGTAATATCTTCAAGTGCGATGCAGCATGATATCGATGCATCTGCATTAAGTCCAGATTTCCCAAAAGGAACGATTCCAATGTTTGCTTTTGATTCAGAGTTTCAGGCAGATGGAGAGCTCATTAGATTGGCTGAGGCTGCTGCTGAAAAGCTTTCAGGACCTCATGTTAAAGTGGGCAAAGTGTTGAGCGGAGATCAGTTTATTGCTGATCGTGACCTTGTAGAGAGCTACAGTGAGTTATTTAAAGGAACGTGTATTGAAATGGAAGGTTCAGCAGTAGCACAGGCTGCATTTTTAAATGAAATTCCATTTGTCATCATCCGTTCGATTTCAGATAAGGCGAATGGAGAAGCTCCGGCAAGCTTTGCTGAGTTTACCGCACTTGCTGCAAAACGTTCTTCTGATATGGTGGAATCCATAATCGAAGCCATATAA